In Micromonospora ferruginea, the sequence ACCAGCCGGTCGGGGTGGGCCGGGTGCTCGTCGAGCTGGTCGGCGACCGCTGGCTCGCCGGCCGGCACCTGCTCGACGGCACCACCGGCAAGCTTGCGGTGCTGCCGGTCGACGGCGCCGCCGAGGGCCGCCTGCCGTGCGCGCGGCTCACCGCCGCCGGGCTCTCCGCCCTGGCGTACGGGGTGCTCGACCCGGTCGAGGTGGCCGTGCGCGGGCTGGGCGAGGTGCCGGTGGAGGCGGCCACCGAGCTGCGCCGACTCTTCCCCCGGGAACTGCCCTACCTGTTCGCCGATTTCTGACCGGGTTGCCGGCGCCCGCGCGGGGTAGGTTCCTGCGGGTGCCGGGATGGTTGGAAGCGGGATTCTGGGGTCTGCTCGCCGGGTCCGCCCTGTTGATCGGGGCGGCCGTCGGGTTCTTCGTGCGGGTGCCGCGCCGGGCCACCGCGTCGGTGATGGCGTTCGGGGCGGGCGTGCTGCTCTCCGCCGTCTCGTTCGAGCTGATCGACGAGGCGCACGAGCAGGGCGGCCTGCTGCCGGTGGCGATCGGCGCGGCGGCCGGCGCGCTCGCGTACACCGGGGCGAACGTGCTGCTGGCCCGGCACGGGGCGCGGCATCGCAAGCGCTCCGGCGACGAGCAGCCCTCCGAGCAGGAGCAGCCCGGCTCGGGCAACGCGATCGCGGTCGGCGCGCTGCTCGACGGCGTACCCGAATCGGTGGTGATCGGCACGAGCCTGCTGGCCGGCGGCCCGGTCAGTTTCGTCACGGTGATCGCGGTGTTCCTCAGCAACGTGCCGGAGGGGTTGTCCAGCGCGGCCGGCATGCGGCAGGCCGGGCGGACCCGGCGCTACGTCTTCGGGCTCTGGATCGCCATCGCGTTGATCTCCGGCGCCGCGTCGCTGGCCGGGTACACGCTGCTCGGCGGCGCCCCGCCGGAGGTGCTGGCCACCATCACCGCGCTCGCCGGTGGCGCGATCCTGGCGATGATCACCGACACCATGGTTCCGGAGGCGTTCGAGGACGCGCACCTGCTGGTCGGCCTGATCACCGTGCTCGGCTTCCTGGTCGCGTTCGCCCTCTCGCACATGTGACCGCCTGGCGGGTGGCTTAGCGGCGGGTTAAGGATCGCCCGTCGACTCGTGCCGGGGCGGCCCGTCCTCCTAGCATCGGCGGGTGCGCGTGAAGTCCGCTGTCTGCCTGCTCGCCCTCGCCCTGGCCACCGCCACGTTGCCCGGCTGCGGCGGCGACCCGTCCGATCGGCCCGCCCCGGCCGCCGCCACCGGCACGCCGGCCGGCACCGCGTCCGCCCCGGCGGCGGACGCCCCGGCCGCCTCGCCGAGCGCCCGCGCCGGCTTCGGCAGCGCCAAGCCGAGCCCCAGCGCCGCCCCGGCCGCGTTGCGCGCCGGCAACCCCGCCGGGCGGGCCACCGTGCCGGCCGAGGCGCGCGCGGTGGACACCTCCCGCCCGACCCGTACGGTAGGCACCGGCACGCCGGCGAGCTGCACCTCGGCGGCGGTGGTGAAGGCGGTGGCGGCCGGCGGGATCATCACCTTCGACTGCGGTCCGGCGCCGGTGACCATCACCATGAAGGCCACCGCCAAGGTGGTGAACTCGCACGGCCCGCGCATCGTGCTGGACGGCGGCGGCAGGGTGACGCTCAGCGGCGGGGGCGCCCGCCGGATCCTCTACATGAACACCTGCGACCAGGCGCAGGGCTTCACCACCTCGCACTGCCAGAACCAGGACCACCCGCAGCTCACCGTGCAGAACCTGACGTTCACCGACGGCAACTCGACGGGTGAGCGGACCGAGGGCGGCGGGGGTGGCGCGATCTTCGTGCGCGGCGGGCGGGTCAAGGTGGTCAACTCGCGATTCGTCGACAACCGCTGTGACCGCACCGGTCCGGACCTGGGCGGCGCGGCGCTTCGGGTGCTGAGCCAGTTCGACAACAAGCCGGTGTACGTGGTGGGCAGCACGTTCACCGGCGGGGTGTGCGCCAACGGCGCGGCGCTCAGCAGCATCGGCGTCTCGTGGACGGTGCTGAACAGCGTCTTCCGCGACAACCAGGCGGTCGGCTCCGGTGCGAACCCGGCCCGGGGCGGCACGCCCGGTGGCGGCAGCGGCGGCGCGATCTACTGCGACGGCAACGAGTTCACGGTGAGGATCGCCGGGACGATCATCGAGGACAACCGCGCCAAGGAGGGCGGCGGCGCGGTCTTCTTCGTGAGCAACAACCGTACCGGCACCATGACGATCTCCGGCTCGACCCTGCGGCGGAACCCGAGCAAGGGCTTCGAGACGAAGGGCTTCCCCGGCATCTTCTTCCTCGGCGCCCGCCCCCCGTCGGTCACCCCGTAAGGCGGGGGCCCCGCTTAACGCCTCCGGTAGAGAAGGGGCCCCCTCTCACACCCTCAGTACGGGTTGGGGTGGCCGGGGAGGCGGCCCCTGGTCAGAGCCGCCGGGCGGCCGGGGAGGGTGGGATCGGCCGACAGGGGCGGGGAGTTCGTTCCCGCCCTCGTGGACATGCCGGCGATCAGATCCTTCAGCGCGGCCACCGTGTCGACGCGGGGCGCCCAGCCGAGTTCCGTCTCGGCGCGGGAGGTCGACATCAGCGGGACGTTCAACGCCAGGTCGACCCAGCCGGTGTCCACCGGTTGCAGGCGCGCCCGCCAGGTCACCGCCGCCGCGCCTCGCAGCACCGGCACCGCCACCGGCACGGTCCAGCCGTGGAAGTGCCGCGCCACCAGCTCCGGCGTCAGCACCGGGTCGGTCGCCACGTTGAACGCGCCGCGCGCGTCGCCCAGGACCGCCCGGGCGTACGCGTCGGCCACGTCGTCGGCGTGCACCGCCTGCATCCGCAGCCGCCGGTGCGACGGCACCAGCGGGATCCGGCCGTAACGCAGCAGCCGCACCGGCGCCAGCGGGCCGAGGAAGTAGCGGCTGATCTCCGTACCGGCGTCGCGTTGGAAGATCAGCCCCGGCCGCAGCCGGACGATCCGCAGCTCCGGGTGCTCCCGCTGGACGCCGTCGAGCAGCGCCTCCACCTCCGCCTTGTCCCGGCTGTACGAGGACGTCTCCACCCCGGTCGCCGGCCAGTTCTCGCTGACCGGGCGGTCCTTCGGGCCGGGCGCGTAGGTGCCGACCGACGACGCGTACACCAGGGCGGGAACGCCGGCCCGGACGGTGGCCTCGACGACCGCGCGGCTGCCGCCGACGTTGGTCCGGTGGAGCGTGCGCCGGTCGTGGCTGGGCTGGATCTGCCAGGCCAGGTGCACCACCGCCCGCGCCCCGGCGAAGATCCGCACCAGCTCGTCGGCCGCGCCGGGCGCGCCGATGTCGCAGGAGTGCCACCGGACGTCGTCGTACGGTTCGCCGGCGTCCGGCCCGGGCAGCCGACGGGCCACCCCGACCAGTTCCGCCCCCGACTCCTGCCGCAGCCGACGGAGTACGGCGGTCCCCACGTTGCCGGTGGCCCCCACGATCACGATGCGCATGGCTGGTGCGGTACCCGCTGAACGGGGCAGCAACCTCGGGAGTACGGAATCCGCGCGCGTACACCCCCGGTGGTAACCCGACCGCCAACTCCGGCACGACGCGCCGCGGCGGGTCCGCTCCATACGCTGCCGCCGGTAACCGCCGCACGCGCACCCGAGGGAGTCCCGATGTTGATCAACAACCTGCTCGCCGCCACCCTGGCCGACCCGCACGTTCCGCTCGCCGCCGGTGGGATCGGCGGCTCCGGACGGTTCGGCGCCACCGCGTTCGCCCTGGTGAGCCTCGCCGGTGTGGTGATCGGCGGGCTGGCGGTCCGCCGGGCCGGCGCAGGAGGCCGCCGCGCGCTGCTCGCCGTGGCGACCGGGCTGGTCGGCCTGGTCCTCAGCGCGGTGCACCTGGCCACGACCACCGGCGGTTTCGGCACCGGTCAGGGTCGGGCGGGGGCGATCGTGGGCGTGGTGCTGGGGCTCGTCGGCGTCGGCCTGGGCGGGCTGGCGCTGGCCCGCGCCCGCCGCACCGCCTGACCGACGCCGCTCTACGAGGACGTGAGCCAGCCCGGCACGGTGAGCCCCGACTCGTACGCGAGGATCACCAACTGGGCGCGGTCCCGCACCCCCGTCTTGGTCATGATCCGGCTGACGTGCGTCTTCGCGGTGGCCGGGCTGAGCACCAGCCGGGCCGCGATCTCGTCGTTGGACAGGCCCGCGGCCACCAGCGCGAGCACCTCCCGCTCCCGGTCGGTGAGCCCGCGCAGCCGGGGCCCCGGCTCCGGCTGCCGGACCCGGGCGGCGAACTCGGCGATCAGCCGGCGGGTGATGGCCGGCGCGATGAGCGCGTCGCCCCGCGCCACCACCCGCACCCCGTGGATCAGCTCCGCCGGCTCGGTGTCCTTGACCAGGAAGCCGCTCGCGCCGGCCCGCAACGCGCCGTAGACGTAGTCGTCGAGGTCGAAGGTGGTCAGGATGACCACCCGGGCGTCGTCGTGGGCGACGATCTCCCGGGTGGCCGCCAGGCCGTCCATCCGCGGCATCCGGACGTCCATCAGGACGACGTCCGGCCGCAGCCGCCGGGCCAGCCGCACCGCCTCGTCGCCGTCGGCGGCCTCACCGACCACCTCGATGCCGTCCTCGCCGTCGAGAATGGAGCGGAAGCCGGCGCGTACCAGCGTCTGGTCGTCGGCGACCAGCACCCGGATCACGACGCCGCCCCCGGCTCCGGTCGTGGGCCCGGCACGGGCACGCCGGCCGGCAGCGGGTCGGGCCGCACCGGCAGGTGGGCGCGGACCAGGAACCCGCCGTCCGGCCCGGGCCCGGCGGTGAACGAGCCGCCCAGCGCGCGGGCCCGCTCCCCCATGCCGAGGATCCCGTTCCCGGGCGGACCCGATTCGCCGACGCCGTCGTCCGCCACCTCCACCAGCAGCAGGCCGTCGCGGTCCGGCCGGACCCGGACGACCGCGGTGGTCGCGGCCGCGTGCCGCGAGACGTTCGTGAGGGCCTCCTGGACGATCCGGTACGCCGCCAGGTCCACCTCCGGCGGCAGCGGCCCGGTCGCGGCCAGCTCGGTGCGGATCCGCACGCCGCCCCGCCCCGCCGACTCGACCAGCTCGCCGAGGCGGTCCAACCCCGCCGCGGGCGCGGTCGGCGCCTCGCCCTCCCGGCGCAGCACGCCGAGCGTCGCCCGCAGCTCCCGCAGCGTCTCCCGGCTCGTCTGCTTGATCGCGGTGAGCGCCGCCGTCGACCGCTCCGGGTCCGGCCGGTGCAGCGCGGCGCTCGCCTGCACGTTGATCGACGACAGGTGGTGGCCGAGCAGGTCGTGCACCTCCCGGGCGATGCGCAGCCGCTCCTCGGTGGCCCGACGCCGGGCCTCCTCCTCCCGCCCGAGCTCGGCGACGAGCACCCGGGCCCGCACCTCGGCCAGGTAGGCCCGCCGGTTCCGGGTCACCCCGACGATCACCGCGACCAGCCACCCGGCGTGCAGCAGCGTCGCGCCGTTCCCGCCGGCGCCGGTCCGGGTGAAGCCGTCGGCGACCGCGAACGAGACCACCGAGGCGGTTCCGAGCCCCACCGCGACCGCGAGGCGCCCCTCGTCGACCACCGTGTAGAGCGCCACCACGAACACCAGCATGATCGGGCCGGGCCGGTGCAGCAGCACCCCGTACGCGCTGACCGCCGCCAGCGCCACCAGCCCCACCGCGACCGGGTAACGCCGGCGGGCGTACAGCGCGGCGGTCGACACCAGCACGACCAGCAGGGCCGCCAGTTCGGCGGCGGTGTCGACGCCGTCCGCCTGCACCAGCAGGCCGACCAGCGCCACCAGGCCGACCGCCGGCACCAGGGCCGTCGTCGCCAACCGGTCGCGCCGCCAGCTCGACATGCCCGAAGCGTAGCGGCCCGGGCACAGGGGCACCCGGGCCGCGCCCGTCACCGCCGGACGACCGTGAAGCCGCCCGGCAGCACCACCGCCGGCACCGTGCCGCCCCGGGCCTGCGCCCGGACACGTCGCACGCCCCGCGCGTCGTACGTCTCGACGATCGCCGTCCCCGAGCCGGGCACGGTCACCGTGACCGACCGGGGTGTGCGGGCGGCACTGCGCAGCAGCGCCGTCGTCGACCCGGCGCCGCTGATCACGTACCGGGAGACCAGCGGTTCGAGCAGGACCGCGTCGACCACGGCGTCGCCGCCGGTCGAGACGGCGACCAGGTCGGTGGCGTCGGCCGGCGCCTCCGCCGGGCCGCTCGGGGTGACCGGGAGCAGCGCGCCGGGTGCCGGGGACGTCCCCTGCGCGCCGACCCGCCCGTGCCGGACGACGCCCACGGGCCGCTCCCGGCCGGCAGCCGACGCGGTCCACCGGGTGACGGCCGGGCTGTCCGGCCGCAACTCGACCACCGGGAGCACCAGTCGGGGCTGGTCCGCCGCCGGCAACTGCCAGCGGGCGGTGGCGCCGGCCGGCAGCAGGGCGTATCCGCCGCTGAACGCGGACTCGCCGGTCCACGCCGAGTCGGGGGTGACCACGCTCGCGCCGCCGGTCAGCGTGGCCTGTTCGGCCTCCACCACGGTGTTGCCGACCCGCGCCACGATCCGGCCCTGCCGGGCCAGCGCGGCCACGTCCGGGTGGGCGTCCAGCGCCAGCATGCTGAGCAGGCCGTGGATGGTCGACTCCGCGCCGGCGTTGCGGTTGACCGTGCCGTCACCGGCGATGCCGTCGACGGTGCGCCCGGTCGCCGGGTCGTACCCGGGCACCCCGGCCGCGTTGGCGCCGAAGTACCAGGCCGCGGTCATCCCGGCGAGCTGCCGGAACCCGGCGCGCCCGGTGGCCTCGGCGACGGCGAGCAGCGACTGCACCCGCGAGTCCACGCCGTAGGAGATCTGCGACCGGTCCGTCGGGGTCGGCTGGCGTCCGTTGTCCGGGCCGCCGGAGGTGAGCAGCCACGGCGTGAAGACCGCCGAGTCGGCCACCGCCGGCGACAGCAGCCGCCGGTCGCCGAGCACCCGGGCGGCCTGGGCGAGCGCGGCCGGCATCTGGGAGCCCCAGGCGTGCCACACCGACCGGGACAGCGCCCAGGGGCGTACCGCGTCGAACGGCCACTCCCGGACGCTTCCGTCGGAGAGGGCGGCGATGCCCTCGGCGAGCCGGCCCAGCGCCCGCCGGGCCCGGGCGCCACCACCCGCCCGCACGTACGCGGCCAGCCCCAGCACGGCCTCCGCGGTGGCGTCCGCGCCTTCCGCGATCAGCCATCCGGGCGTACGGTCGCCGTCGACGACCTGCCACCTGCCGTACCGGACGAGCACCTGACGCTCCACCGCCCGCACGGCGAGGTCGAGCCGGTCCCGCAGGAACGACGCGAACCCGGGGTCGGCGGTACGCCAGGCGGCGTACCCCTCGCCCAGCGCCCAGATCGTGCGGGCCAGCCAGTACGACGGGCCGCTGTCGGACGGGTCGGGCAGTTCGACCGGCTCGGCGCTCGGGTTGAGCGTGCCGTCCGGCTGCATCCAGAGCACCACGTTGCCGGCGTTCGGCCCGGTGGCGGTCTGCAGGTAGGTCAACCCGCGCAGCAGCGCGTACGAGGCGTCCCGGCTGGTGGTGGCACCGGTGGCCCGCCAGTGCCGCAGGTAGACCACGGCGGCGCGGGCGATGTCGTCGGCGTTGAAGGCGCCCTGGCCCCAGGTGTCGGTCTCCGGGTCGTACGCCCCGCCGCCGACCCGACGGAAGGTGCCGTCCGGGTTCGGCTCGGCGTAGGTCCACAGCACCCCGACCGCCGGCGTGTCGGCGAGCCGGTAGGTGGTGTGTCCGGCCTGCTCGGGTGGCGTGACCGAGTCGACCAGGAAGGTCAGGTGGGACAGGTTCGTCAGCGCGGCCGTGCCGGTGGCGGCCTCGGCGGCGGCCGGCGCCAGCAGGGGTGCGGTCAGCGCGAGACCGCCACCCAGCAGGAGCGATCGACGTCTCATGGTGGTCTCCTCGGTGGCTCAGGGGGTGTGGTCGAGCCGGGCGACGCCGATCTTGGTGTCCGCCATCCCGTAGAACACGAAGCGCACGCCGTCGACCTCCTCGATCGCGGTGGGGAAGACGACGTTGGGCACGGTGCCGGCCTTCTCGTCCTCGGTGTCGGGCGCGAGGACGGGCTCGGCGGTGCGGGCCAGCACGCGGGCCGGGTCGGCCGGGTCCAGCAGCATCGCCCCGGCGGCGTACTCGACGCGTTGGGTGGTGGGGTCCCAGCCGCTGGGGGCGTATCCGGTCACGCCGTGGTGGATGAGCAGCCAGCCCTCGGGCACCCGCAGCGGCGGCGGGCCGGCGCCGATCTTCAACTCCTCGTAGGGGAACTCGGACAGCGCCACGACTCGGTGGTCCCGGGGGCGGGCCAGCGCGGTGATGTCGGCGTGCACCTCGTCCGCCGGCACGTACGAGATCCAGATGCCGGGCCGTTCGTCGGTGGTGCCGGCCGGCAGGTGCACGCCCTCGCCGGGGCGGAACCAGCCCAGGTCCCACATCGGCCGGTGCAGCATGGCGTAGCAGGGCCGGCCGTCCGGGCCGGGCACCGGCTCGGGGAAGAACACCGCGTCCTTGTTGGGGAACAGGTTGAGGTCGGTGTCCAGGTCGGGCTGGTAGGCGAACTGCACCGGCCCGAGCCGCCGCCAGGAGCGCAGGTCGGTGGAGACGGCCAGCGCGAGGCGGGGGCCGAGCGGACCGTACGCCACGTAGGTCATCAGGTGCCGGCCGAGACCCGGGACCCAGGTGGTGCGCGGGTCCTCCACCCCGGCGTTGTTGAGGCCGCGCTCCCAGCCCTCGTCCGGAGCCAGCACGACGCCGTGCCGGCGCACCCCGACCGGTACGCCGTCGCGCAGCTCGACCTCGGCGAGCCCCACCCGGGACACGTTGCCGTCGGCGACCAGCCGGGGCAGCAGGTGCAGCCGGCCGTCCGGGGTGCGCCCGCTCGCCGGGTTGAGCACCCCGGCGGCCTCGAAGGGTTCGGCCGGGTCGGGCGCCATCAGCACGCCCAGCCGGGTCAGCGTGTACGGGACAGTGGTCGATACAGGCATGTCAACCTTTCACACCGGAACCGATGTCGGTGGAGATGAAGTGTCGTTGGAAGGCCACGAAGAGGCCGACGGCCGGCGCGGCCAGCACACAGGCCCCGGCCAGCACGGCCCCGTACGGGTTGGCGGCGCGAGCCGCCACGTTGCTGATGTAGTTGGCCAGGGAGACCGCCAGCGGCTGCATGTCCGCCTGCTTGGTGATCAGGAACGGCCAGAGGAACTCGTTCCACGGGCCGATGAAGGTGAGCAGCACCGCGGTCAGCAGCGCCGGGCGGACCAGGGGCAACGCCACCGACCAGAGCACCCGCAGTTCCCCGGCGCCGTCGATCCGGGCGGCGGCGAACAGGTCGTCCGGCAGTTGCAGGAAGAACTGCCGGAAGACGAAGACCGCCGTGGTGTTGATGGCGAACGGCAGGATCATCCCGAGGTACGAGTCGGCCAGCCCGTACCCGCGCACGATCAGCACGTAGAGCGGGATCAGCAGGAGCTGGAAGGGGATCACCTGGACCAGCAGCACCAGGGCGAACAGCGTGCCCCGGCCGCGGAAGCGCAGCCGGGCCAGCGCGTAGCCGGCGAGCACCCCGAAGACCACCGTGCCGAGGATGACCCCGCCGGTGAAGATCCCGGAGTTGACCAGCGAGCCGAGCAGGTCGACCCGGGAGTTGATGTCCCGGTAGTTGTCCAGGGTGAGGCCGCCGGTCGGAAACGCCCCGGCTACCGAGGTGTCCGGTTCGGACTGGAGGCTGCCGATCAGCATGTAGTAGAAGGGAAAGAGGAACAGCAGGGCGCCGGCGAACAGCACCGCGTAGCGGAGCAGCCCCGGCCACCTGGAGGTGGAGGTCGGTGTCACGTCAGTCCCTCTCGATCAGCCGGCGGTTGACCAACGAGATGAGCAGCACCCCGAGCACCAGCAGCACGCCGATGGCGGCGGCCACGTCCGGCTGGCCCTGCTGGATGCCGCGCTGGTACATCACCAGCACCGGCGAGGCGGACGCCCCGTTCGGGCCGCCCCCGCCGGTGAGCAGGTAGGGCTCGGTGAACAGGTTGGCGCCGGTGATGGTGGCCAGGATGACCACCAGGGCGGTCGCCGGGCGTACCGCCGGCACGGTCACCGACCGGAACCGGCGCCACCAGCCCGCGCCGTCGACCGACGCCGACTCGTACAGCTCCTTCGGCACGTTCTGCAGCGCGGCCAGGTAGAGCAGGATGAAGAAGCCGAGCTGCTTCCAGACCACGAACACCGCGATCACCGGCATCGCCAGGCCGGCGTTCACCAGCCAGGACGGGTCGGGCGCCAGCGGGCCGAGCACGGAGTTGACCAGGCCGTCGGCGTTGAACAGGAACAGCCACACGCCGACCACCGCCACGCTCGCGGTCACGTACGGCACGTAGAACGCGACCCGCAGGAAGGTCCGGGCGTGCACCACCCGGTTCAGCGCGACCGCCAGCAGCAGGGCCAGCACCGTGGTCAGCGGCACGTTGATGACCAGGAAGACCCCGATGTTGCGGAACGACTGGCGGACTCCGGGGTCGGCGAGCACCGCGCGGTAGTTGTCCAGCCCCACGAACGGCCGGTCCACCGCCGCGCCGGGCGCGGCGAAGAAGTAGTCGTGGAAGCTCATCCAGACCGCGAAGCCCAGCGGGTAGGCGAACACCACGGCGATGAACACGGCGTACGGCGCGGCCAGCACCATGCCCACCGGGTGGCGGCCCAGCACGGCCGCCACCCGGCCCCGGCCCGCCGGTCGCGGGCCTCGGGTGGCGGCCCCGGTGGTCGGGGCCGCCACCGTGTCGGCGGTGGACATCAGGAGCCGGCGGCGAGCTGGTCGACCTTGTCCGCGGCGGCGCCGAGGGCGTCGGGCACCGGCTTCTTACCGAAGATCACCGACTCGGAGTACGCGTCGCGGAACGCCTGCCAGACGGCCACCGAGTTCGGCACGTTCGGCACCTCGACCGTCCGGGCCGCCTGGTCGGCGAACGCCTGGTAGGCCGGGTTCTTGGCGAAGTAGTCGGGGTAGGCGGTCGCCAGGTCGGTGCGCAGCGGCATCTGGCCGGTCTTGGCCAGCAGCGCGCCGTCCTGCTCCTTGCTGGTGGCGAAGCGCATCACGTCCCAGGCGGTGGCGCGGTTCTTGCAGGCGGAGTACATCGCGACGTTCTTCGCGTCGCTGAACGTGCGGATCTGGTCGGCCGGCTTGCCGGTGGAGGTCGGCACCGGCACCGCGCCCCACTTCACCTTGTTGCCGTACACCGAGATCGCCCACGGGCCGACGATGGCCATGGCGGCCTTGCCGTCGGCGAACGAGTCGCCGTTGTACTTCTCCTTCGGGGCGAGCCCCTCGGTGTAGAGCGTCTTCCAGAACTCCGCGACCCGCTGGCCCTCCGGCGAGTCGAACTGGGCCTTGCCCCCCTCGACCAGTTGCTTGCCGCCGGTCTCGGCGGCGAACAGCGGGTAGAAGTCGAACCAGGACTGGAAGAACTCGCTGGTCGGCGCCGGGTAGATGGCGGCCTGGGCGGCGCCCGAAGACTTGATCTTCCGAGCGGCGGCGAGAAACTGGTCGTACGTCGCCAGCGGGGGCCGCTCCGGGTCGAGGCCGGCCTTGGCGAAGATCTCCTTGTTGTAGAAGATCATCACCGGGTTGGACTTCCAGGGGAGCTGGTAGAACTTGCCGTCCGGCGACTTGTACTGGTCCGCCGTCTGGCCGGTGCGCTCGGCGATGTAGGCGGCGCCGCCGTCGAACGAGTCCAGGGCGACCAGGCCGCCCTGCTTCTGGAACTGCGGCACGGCCGCCGGCGCGGTGTTGAAGATCAGGCAGGGCGCGTTGCCGGCGGTGATGGCGGCCCCGATCACCTCTTCCGAGCTGGTGCCCGCCGGGATCTCCTGGGCGTTGATCTTCTGGTCGGCGTGCTGCGCGTTCCACGCCTCGACCATCGCCTTGCCCCAGGCCAGTTCCTCCTGGTTGTTGGAGAGCCAGACGTCGATCGGCCCACGGGCGGCGTTGGCCTCGGCGGCGTCGCCGCCACCACCGCCGCTGCCGTCGCAGCCCGCGGTGACGGCGAGCGCGGCGGTCAGCAGCAGGGCCGGGAGAGTACGTTTCATGTCTGCTCCGATCGGGACGGTGCGGGCGGACGACGCCGCTGGGCGGGTGGTGCCGGTGGTGGTGCGGTGGAGGCGCGGACGACGAGCGGCGCGGGCGGCGTGGGCACGTCGGCCACGGACTCGCCGTCGATGAGGTGGAGCAGGGCGTGCGCGGCCGCCCGACCCCACTCGAACGGGTCGGTGCGCACGGTGGTCAGCGGTGGACTGACGTAGCCGGCCAGCTCGGCGTCGTCGAACCCGGTCACCGACAGCCGCCCCGGCACGTCGACACCGAGTTCCCGGGCCACCGCGAGCCCGGCGATGGCCATCAGGTCGTTGGCGTACACGATCGCGGTCGGCGGCTCGGCCCGGTCGAGCAACGCACGGGTGGCCTGCGCGCCACCGGCCGCCGAGAAGTCCGACGTCACGCACAGGTCGGCGGGCAGATCGGCGTCCGCCAGCGCCCGCTCCCAGGCCAGCCTGCGGACCCGCCCGTGCAGGAAGTGGTCCGGCCCGGCGACGTGCGCGATCCGGCGGTGCCCCAGCTCGACCAGGTGGGCCACCGCCGCGGCGATGCCCGGCCGGTCGTCGATCAGCAACGCCGGCCAGCGGCTGGGCGTCATCGGCCTGGCGATCGTCACCGCCGGCAGCCCGAGCTTTTCCAGCAGGGCGAGCCGTGGGTCGTCCACCCGCAGGTCGAGCAGGAAGACCCCGTCCACCCGGCCGTCGGCGGCCAGCCGTCGGTAGCCCGCCTCCTCGGTCTCCTCCGGCACCACCTGGAGGACCAGTGCCTGACCCCGGTCGGACAGGGTCCGCTCCACGCCGGCGATGAAGGCGGGGAAGAACGGGTCCGCGCCGAGCAACTCGGGCGGGCGGGCGATCACCAGACCGACCGCGAAGGCCCGCGAGGCGGACAGGGCACGGGCCCGGTGGCTCGGCTCCCAGCCCAGCGCGCGGGCGGCGGTGAGGATCCGTTCCCGCGTCTCGTCGGCCACCCCCGGCCGGCCGTTGAGCGCGAAGGACACCAGACCCTTCGAGACGCCGGCCGCCTGGGCGACGTCACGGATCGTCGGTCGACCTGGCCGGGTCACCGGCGCCTCCTCGCGTTACTAAACCGGTTTAAGCAACGGAGGTTAGACCCGTTCCACCGACTCCACAACAGGAAGCAGTCGATGGATGCGCGACGGTCCGGCGGCAGGTCAACGCGTCGGGCGGGTGGGTCGGGGCCGGCGGCGGTGGAAGCCGGAAGCCCCGCGTGGGGAGGTTCCGGTAGCCTGGGCGGGCGGGCCGCTAGCTCAATGGCAGAGCTGTGGACTTTTAATCCATAGGTTCAGGGTTCGAGTCCCTGGCGGCCCACTCCTCCGCAGGTCAACGACTTCGCGCCGCGTGGCACAACCCTCCTGAGGTACACTTTTCTGTACTTGCCATGGAGGTGATCATGCGGACCGTGAACTTCACCCAGCTACGGCAGAACCTGGCCGCCGAACTCGACAGCGTCATCAACGACGCCGAGGAAGTGGTGGTGACCCGATCCGGCCACGAGCCCGTGGTGATCGTGCCGCTTGCGGAGTACGAGTCGATGAAGGAAACCGAATACCTTCTGCGCAACCCGAGCAACGCCGGCGCGCTACGCCGGTCGATGGCGGAGTTGGAGAAGGGTGATGCGGCCGAGCGGGACCT encodes:
- a CDS encoding ZIP family metal transporter, coding for MPGWLEAGFWGLLAGSALLIGAAVGFFVRVPRRATASVMAFGAGVLLSAVSFELIDEAHEQGGLLPVAIGAAAGALAYTGANVLLARHGARHRKRSGDEQPSEQEQPGSGNAIAVGALLDGVPESVVIGTSLLAGGPVSFVTVIAVFLSNVPEGLSSAAGMRQAGRTRRYVFGLWIAIALISGAASLAGYTLLGGAPPEVLATITALAGGAILAMITDTMVPEAFEDAHLLVGLITVLGFLVAFALSHM
- a CDS encoding NAD-dependent epimerase/dehydratase family protein, which translates into the protein MRIVIVGATGNVGTAVLRRLRQESGAELVGVARRLPGPDAGEPYDDVRWHSCDIGAPGAADELVRIFAGARAVVHLAWQIQPSHDRRTLHRTNVGGSRAVVEATVRAGVPALVYASSVGTYAPGPKDRPVSENWPATGVETSSYSRDKAEVEALLDGVQREHPELRIVRLRPGLIFQRDAGTEISRYFLGPLAPVRLLRYGRIPLVPSHRRLRMQAVHADDVADAYARAVLGDARGAFNVATDPVLTPELVARHFHGWTVPVAVPVLRGAAAVTWRARLQPVDTGWVDLALNVPLMSTSRAETELGWAPRVDTVAALKDLIAGMSTRAGTNSPPLSADPTLPGRPAALTRGRLPGHPNPY
- a CDS encoding DUF6223 family protein, giving the protein MLINNLLAATLADPHVPLAAGGIGGSGRFGATAFALVSLAGVVIGGLAVRRAGAGGRRALLAVATGLVGLVLSAVHLATTTGGFGTGQGRAGAIVGVVLGLVGVGLGGLALARARRTA
- a CDS encoding response regulator transcription factor produces the protein MIRVLVADDQTLVRAGFRSILDGEDGIEVVGEAADGDEAVRLARRLRPDVVLMDVRMPRMDGLAATREIVAHDDARVVILTTFDLDDYVYGALRAGASGFLVKDTEPAELIHGVRVVARGDALIAPAITRRLIAEFAARVRQPEPGPRLRGLTDREREVLALVAAGLSNDEIAARLVLSPATAKTHVSRIMTKTGVRDRAQLVILAYESGLTVPGWLTSS
- a CDS encoding sensor histidine kinase, giving the protein MSSWRRDRLATTALVPAVGLVALVGLLVQADGVDTAAELAALLVVLVSTAALYARRRYPVAVGLVALAAVSAYGVLLHRPGPIMLVFVVALYTVVDEGRLAVAVGLGTASVVSFAVADGFTRTGAGGNGATLLHAGWLVAVIVGVTRNRRAYLAEVRARVLVAELGREEEARRRATEERLRIAREVHDLLGHHLSSINVQASAALHRPDPERSTAALTAIKQTSRETLRELRATLGVLRREGEAPTAPAAGLDRLGELVESAGRGGVRIRTELAATGPLPPEVDLAAYRIVQEALTNVSRHAAATTAVVRVRPDRDGLLLVEVADDGVGESGPPGNGILGMGERARALGGSFTAGPGPDGGFLVRAHLPVRPDPLPAGVPVPGPRPEPGAAS
- a CDS encoding glycosidase, with protein sequence MPVSTTVPYTLTRLGVLMAPDPAEPFEAAGVLNPASGRTPDGRLHLLPRLVADGNVSRVGLAEVELRDGVPVGVRRHGVVLAPDEGWERGLNNAGVEDPRTTWVPGLGRHLMTYVAYGPLGPRLALAVSTDLRSWRRLGPVQFAYQPDLDTDLNLFPNKDAVFFPEPVPGPDGRPCYAMLHRPMWDLGWFRPGEGVHLPAGTTDERPGIWISYVPADEVHADITALARPRDHRVVALSEFPYEELKIGAGPPPLRVPEGWLLIHHGVTGYAPSGWDPTTQRVEYAAGAMLLDPADPARVLARTAEPVLAPDTEDEKAGTVPNVVFPTAIEEVDGVRFVFYGMADTKIGVARLDHTP
- a CDS encoding carbohydrate ABC transporter permease, whose translation is MTPTSTSRWPGLLRYAVLFAGALLFLFPFYYMLIGSLQSEPDTSVAGAFPTGGLTLDNYRDINSRVDLLGSLVNSGIFTGGVILGTVVFGVLAGYALARLRFRGRGTLFALVLLVQVIPFQLLLIPLYVLIVRGYGLADSYLGMILPFAINTTAVFVFRQFFLQLPDDLFAAARIDGAGELRVLWSVALPLVRPALLTAVLLTFIGPWNEFLWPFLITKQADMQPLAVSLANYISNVAARAANPYGAVLAGACVLAAPAVGLFVAFQRHFISTDIGSGVKG